In Methanocella paludicola SANAE, the sequence ATTTATGACACGCAAGTGTTTTAACGGCCATGGTAAACTTTATGCGCCCGCCCCGCTTTTAGGCGTATGGCATGGAAAGACCTTTTACGTTCATCAATTCGGCCATGAGTGCCGATGGTAAGATTTCCACGAAGAAGAGGAAGCAGGTTAAAATATCGGGTAAGACTGATTTTGACAGGGTGGATGAGTTACGGGCGTCGTCGGATGCCGTGATGGTAGGCATCGGTACGGTGCTGGCGGATGACCCGAGTTTGACGGTGAAGTCCGAGGAGCGACGCAGGCGCCGGGTGTCCGAGGGTAAGGAAGAGAATCCTGCCCGCATCGTTGTGGATAGTAAGGCTCGTATCCCGCTTACGGCGGATGTGTTCAAGAAGGGCGTAGGGAAGCGTATCGTGGTCGTTTCGAAGTCGGCCCCTTCGGATAAGGTAGAGGCTCTTAAGGCGAAAGCCGATGTCATCGTGGCAGGCGGGGAAGAGGTCGACCTTCCAGTGATGTCCGGGGAACTTAAGAAGCGTGGGATTGACCGTTTGATGGTCGAGGGCGGCGCTACGCTGAACTGGGCCATGACGAGGGCAGGACTGGTGGATGAAATATCGGTCTTTGTGGGCAACCTCATCATCGGGGGCAAGACCGCCCCGACGTTCATGGACGGCGAGGGCATATCGGAACGTTCTGAGGCCATCGAGCTGGACCTTGAGAAATGTGAAAGAATGGACGAAGGAGTTGTTTTAACGTGGCGTGTGAGATCCAGCGGTTCGAAATAGGCGGAAAGGCGGCAGAGCTGGCAAAGAAGTACCGCTACCCGGAGTATATGGTAGCCCGGTTCGAGCGGTTCGTGCCCGACCTGGAGAAGTTCCTTGCGAGTATGGAGGCGCCGCCGCGGACCTATATCCGGGTGAATACTCTGCGGATTAACGCGAATGCGCTGACGAAGCGGCTTACGGATAAGGGTTTTACGCTCCGGGAAACGGATATTCCCGACTGCCTTGAAGTGACGGCGGAGCCTTACTCTATCGGGGCATCGGCCGAATATTTGTTAGGCTACTTTTACGTGCAGGATAAGTCCTCCGTAATACCGCCGCTGGCGCTGGCGCCGCAGCCCGGGGACGTGGTCATCGACATGGCGGCATCGCCGGGGGGCAAGACCACCCAGCTTGCCCAGATGATGGACAATAAGGGGCTGCTCATCGCTATTGAGGTAGAGATCGCCCGTATCGCCGGCCTGCGGTCTAACCTGGGACGATGTGGCGTCATGAACACGGCGCTGTTCCACATGGACGCCCGGGACATCAAGAAACTCGAGGTGAAGGCAGATAAGATATTGCTGGACGCCCCGTGCACTGGCGAGGGCGTTATTGCCAAGGACCGGACCCGGAAGACCAGCCGGGGCGAGTCGGATATCCAGTTCTGCTCGGGCCTGCAGGAGGAGCTCATCGACGCGGCGTATGCCTGCATGAAGCCCGGCGGAGTACTGGTTTATTCAACGTGCTCGTTCGCCCCCGAAGAGAACGAGCGGATCGTCGATCATTTGATAAAGAAATATGGCATGAAGGTGGAGCCCGTGCCTTATGGTGAGCCGGGCATCGAATCCTTCGGTGACATGAAGTTCGACCCCCAGGTAAAGAACGCAAGGCGGCTGTACCCGCATTTGCATGGCACGTCCGGTTTTTTTGTGGCGAGGTTGAAAAATGTATAGGGGACTAAAGAAGCTCGAGATCACGGCCATGCGCCGCAGCCTAGACTACTGGGGCGCATTCGACCTGTCCGGGGAGTTCGATTTCATCGTGCGGCAGGGCGAAAAGAATGACCTGTTCGCCGTCACGCCCGAGGTCAAGTATTACGTCATCGGCCGGGACCCGGAGCCGGTGTTTGCCGGCCTGTATATGGGCTCGCTGGGCAAGAAGGCGCTCGTGCTGAGCATGGAGGGCGCCTACATGGTCGCATCGGTGTCCGATAAGAAAAAGATCAAGGTTACGGGGCAGGCGGAGTCGCTCGTGGTCTACGGTCGTGATGTATTTGGCTCTTCCATCACCTGGGCTGACGAGTCCATTCAGCAGAACGAGCGCATCATCATCGCCAACAAGTACGGCGAGGCCATCGGCATCGGGCGGGCACGGTTTGACCACAAAGGCCTGTTCCAGGACAAGGTGACTGTGAATACTGAGGCTGATATGGGGCTCTATATACGGGGACAGGAAGAGGTCTCTGGCGGCTAATTCTATTAATAATGTGAGCGATGCATGTACGGCTCCTTTGGTTTCACAACACGAAGACACAAATTCTTTTTTAGAGTTTTAACACTAAATCGTGAAGACACGGTAAACACAATTAAACCATGAAATCGCAAAGACTCCATTAAATGAATTAAAACACTAAGGGCACGGTTTCGAAGACACTAACGAACGACTTAAGCCACGAAGTGCCACAAAAATAAGACAAATAGAGTACGCCTGTACTAGCGAGCGATGTCAAGTTAAAAATGCGGTTAACTATTATAAGTTTTAGGAGTAACAAAGGGATACCTGGGCTGGCGTTTCCTTTCTGTCTTAGTTTTGTGGCACTTCGTGATTTACGTCATTCGTTCGTGTCTTAATAACCGCGTTTTAGCGGCTTAATTCGCTTAATAGAGCCTTCATGATTTCATGATTTAATTGTGTTTACACTGCTTTCATGATTTAGTGTTAAAATTCTAAAAAAGAATTCATGTCTTCGTGTTGTAAAACCGAACTATCCTACGAAAGGCGATAAAAGCATAAATAAACAAGTCACATACACAGGGATTATTGGTTCTTTTTACCAATCCTTAGCAGGCGCAGAACCTCTTCTTCACTGCCCAGGCCGTCATAATCCTTGCGAAAGCCATACCGGATGCCGTTTTTCTCGTTCCCGAGCACATACTCGACGAACCGCTCCGGCCCATCCTCTTTAATACACCGCACGCAGGCCCGGATCTTCAGGTCATGCGTGGTAACGTCGAACATCTCCTTATCACAAGGAAAATCGCCGCACTCCCAGCACCCCTTAATCCCCCTCCCCCTGCAGCATTTTCGCTGGTAGCAGCCGCCCCAGTGGTCAGAGTGATTACTGCACTTACTCGCCGTATTCCTGCACCCGTCGCAATCGCCGGCAAGGTGGCATAGCCGGCAGATCAGCCCGCAGCAGGCGATGCTATCAATGATATCGCTCTTCTCCATAAGCGAAACTACAAGAAGCCGAAAAAAGAAAAAAATTGCGGTCCCGGGGCAGGCGATACGCTAGCCTATCCGTCAATGCCGGGCTCGAAAACGATATAATTCTCCACGAAAGGGCATAACTTATTTATATCCATGTCGCCTCTTATCCCGCAGGAACAAATGACGTACGAGCTTTTTAATAAAAGCGGCTTACGTGTTTGTTTATCGTAGAGGATTAACGTATGTTTGAAAGCAAGGGTTCAAATGCCCCCGTAGTTGAGGGGCAGACGTATGACGTAAAGATCGAAGACACAGCAAAGAAGGGGGACGGAATCGCCCGAATCGAGGGCTTCGTTATATTCGTGCCGGGCACCAAGGTCGGCGACTCGGTCAAGATCCAGGTGGAGACCGTCAAGAGAAACTTCGCGGTCGCCAAGGTCGTATCTTAAGTTTATTCCCGGCCGGGGCCATGCCCTGGTCTTTAGTTCGTTTTTATCTTTTGATTTATACCGCTGAAGTGACAAAATCTATTTTAAACCCGACGTTTATTTACTAATTGGTGATGGTAATGGCTGAGAAGTGTTTTTGCGGCCTCAACCCGGCCGATATCGCTCGCGGCGAGCCCTATAAGGATCCAGGTTTCCGTAAGGTAAAGTGCGCGAAGTGCGGCCTTGAACTCCTTACCGACATTAAGGATAAGACTTGCTGCTTCGAGTGCGAGAAGTCCGGTTAAAAGGGCTTACGACGCTTCGTATTTTTATTTCACCCTTTTGAAGTTACACAATCGTTAAATACGGCTGAATTTTAGTTCCTATTATGGCATTACCTTTGATCGTCGGGCCGCTATACATGCTTCTTGCCACGGCGATCGTGCTCGTATTGCTCTGGAAGAAGAGGATGAATGAGCAAATAGCCATGGTCGTCCTCGCCGCCTCGCTGCTTGTGGCCGGTTTCTTGCAGTGGGGATTTCTGGATACGACGATTTACCTGCATCAGGTGCTGTGGGGGATCATCAACGGGGGCATCAACCCGCAGCAGGCCGTTAAGGTCGTGCTTATCCTCGGGACGTCTCTCATCGCAGGACGGCTCTTTTGCGGCTACATCTGCCCGCTTGGCGTCGCTCAGGAGCTCGCCTCGAAAGTGGTGAAAAACCAGGCGCATATCGACGTTAAGATCTCTGAAAAGATCAGGGCCGCCTTCTTCATTGCATTCATCGTCCTCGGCATAGGGCTGGCCACCGTCGTCTCCTTCAATCCGTTCAGCCTCGTCTCGCCCTGGCTGGACACGTTCAAGCTATTGGCGCTCGTGGTCGTGGCGGCTGCGGGCATATTCGTTTACCGTCCCTACTGTACGCTGCTCTGCCCGTTCGGCTTCCTCATGAACCTGACGTCCCGGGTCAGCCTGCTGAAGCTCAAGATCAACGAGAACTGTATCGACTGCGGGGCATGCTCGAGGAAGTGCCCCGCGGGCCAGGCACAAAAAGGCAGCGCCATGGCCGAGTGTTATTTGTGCGGGCGGTGCCTGAAGGCGTGCAAGAAGGATGCGATCAGATACGGGATGCCAAAATTAATAAAATAAATACAACTGATTGGTATGTCGCTCTTCGGTTGTGCCGGTTACTTGTGGAGTGGGCGCCTCCGGTCGGTATCACGAAAACACGAATTTATTTTATATCCCACGTAAGGCTCGAAATGCACAAAGGTACATGCTTTGTGGTTTAAAACACGAAACAACCTCTCTAAAAGACGAACCTCTCGAAAGGATTGAAACACGAGAAAAAGCATAACCATTGGAGTTCATGCCGTCTCTTGTGTTTCTATCCTTTAGTGTTTTGGAGCCCTTAGGGAGGTTGTTTCGTGTTTTGAACGCCCGGCATGAGCTTGGTGATTTTGTGTCTTACGTGGGATATAAAAAGTCTTTTGTGGTTTCGTGATACCGACCGGAGGGATGTACGTAAGTCGCTACGAGGGATATAGGTTTAATACGTGAATATGGATTGCCTAGCTCACATTTTACCCTGGCAAAGTGATGCAATATATATTACCGCTTATTCTAAACTCCTAACTATGAAAGTTACCGAAGCCAAGGGCGTCCCAATTCTTGGGGCTGGTCATGAAGCTGCCCGGCCGACGGAGAGCACGAAAATTCTTTAATTATTATTTTGCCGGCTCAGCCACATCCCACATCATGTTGAAATTACTCTGCATGAGTGAGGCGACTTCCTGGTTCGGCGTCCATATGGCGATGGCATTCTCCACGTCGGGCACGTCGTCGGTCACCTTCGAGAACATGATCAATATCTCCCGCCCATCGATGACCACGAACTTGATGAACGGCGTCTTGTAGAGCCTGATCTCGGGCACCACGCCGGAAAGCGCTTCAACAAGGTCAATGTCTCTGTCTTTAAGCTCGATGCTGGGCCGGG encodes:
- a CDS encoding 2,5-diamino-6-(ribosylamino)-4(3H)-pyrimidinone 5'-phosphate reductase; the encoded protein is MERPFTFINSAMSADGKISTKKRKQVKISGKTDFDRVDELRASSDAVMVGIGTVLADDPSLTVKSEERRRRRVSEGKEENPARIVVDSKARIPLTADVFKKGVGKRIVVVSKSAPSDKVEALKAKADVIVAGGEEVDLPVMSGELKKRGIDRLMVEGGATLNWAMTRAGLVDEISVFVGNLIIGGKTAPTFMDGEGISERSEAIELDLEKCERMDEGVVLTWRVRSSGSK
- a CDS encoding NOL1/NOP2/sun family putative RNA methylase, with the protein product MACEIQRFEIGGKAAELAKKYRYPEYMVARFERFVPDLEKFLASMEAPPRTYIRVNTLRINANALTKRLTDKGFTLRETDIPDCLEVTAEPYSIGASAEYLLGYFYVQDKSSVIPPLALAPQPGDVVIDMAASPGGKTTQLAQMMDNKGLLIAIEVEIARIAGLRSNLGRCGVMNTALFHMDARDIKKLEVKADKILLDAPCTGEGVIAKDRTRKTSRGESDIQFCSGLQEELIDAAYACMKPGGVLVYSTCSFAPEENERIVDHLIKKYGMKVEPVPYGEPGIESFGDMKFDPQVKNARRLYPHLHGTSGFFVARLKNV
- a CDS encoding PUA domain-containing protein, translated to MYRGLKKLEITAMRRSLDYWGAFDLSGEFDFIVRQGEKNDLFAVTPEVKYYVIGRDPEPVFAGLYMGSLGKKALVLSMEGAYMVASVSDKKKIKVTGQAESLVVYGRDVFGSSITWADESIQQNERIIIANKYGEAIGIGRARFDHKGLFQDKVTVNTEADMGLYIRGQEEVSGG
- a CDS encoding DUF3795 domain-containing protein — translated: MEKSDIIDSIACCGLICRLCHLAGDCDGCRNTASKCSNHSDHWGGCYQRKCCRGRGIKGCWECGDFPCDKEMFDVTTHDLKIRACVRCIKEDGPERFVEYVLGNEKNGIRYGFRKDYDGLGSEEEVLRLLRIGKKNQ
- a CDS encoding TRAM domain-containing protein gives rise to the protein MFESKGSNAPVVEGQTYDVKIEDTAKKGDGIARIEGFVIFVPGTKVGDSVKIQVETVKRNFAVAKVVS
- a CDS encoding 4Fe-4S binding protein encodes the protein MALPLIVGPLYMLLATAIVLVLLWKKRMNEQIAMVVLAASLLVAGFLQWGFLDTTIYLHQVLWGIINGGINPQQAVKVVLILGTSLIAGRLFCGYICPLGVAQELASKVVKNQAHIDVKISEKIRAAFFIAFIVLGIGLATVVSFNPFSLVSPWLDTFKLLALVVVAAAGIFVYRPYCTLLCPFGFLMNLTSRVSLLKLKINENCIDCGACSRKCPAGQAQKGSAMAECYLCGRCLKACKKDAIRYGMPKLIK